Proteins co-encoded in one Sporosarcina sp. FSL K6-1522 genomic window:
- a CDS encoding tetratricopeptide repeat protein: MNEEAQYAQFLRIEQLYEWGRLEEAIRETENYIQQYPEDADGYATLSKIYLQQDDFKKALHWSLEALRKDPENEVAWATRVGTLYTERKYDETMTAIQEALTLFPEEGYYYFLEGNIYNQRGDFKKAKEAFLVALKIEPSNAMYLANYGYVESILGNQELALQAEEQALQLDPENPTAFMYLAWAANERGDYAQALFYLESAVRLKPDSQQLREEYLEILQKQYKVYQWFLVPARWLSKVKPIVLFISWFAAWILFKPLVIVFLILYVAAHWTTKMIVNVKVFGKPFVKV, encoded by the coding sequence GTGAACGAAGAGGCGCAATATGCACAATTCCTCCGGATTGAACAATTATATGAGTGGGGTCGTTTGGAAGAAGCTATTAGAGAGACGGAAAACTATATTCAACAATACCCTGAAGATGCGGATGGCTATGCCACACTCAGTAAAATCTATTTACAGCAAGATGACTTCAAAAAGGCTTTGCATTGGTCACTAGAAGCATTGAGGAAAGATCCAGAAAATGAGGTTGCATGGGCAACTAGGGTAGGGACGCTGTATACGGAGAGAAAATATGATGAAACGATGACTGCAATCCAAGAAGCTTTAACACTGTTTCCAGAAGAAGGGTATTATTATTTTTTAGAAGGTAACATTTATAATCAACGCGGGGATTTTAAGAAGGCGAAAGAGGCCTTTCTTGTCGCTTTAAAAATTGAACCTTCTAATGCAATGTATCTTGCAAATTACGGTTATGTTGAAAGTATATTGGGGAACCAAGAACTTGCTCTTCAAGCGGAGGAACAAGCGTTGCAACTAGATCCAGAGAATCCAACGGCCTTTATGTATTTGGCTTGGGCAGCAAACGAAAGAGGAGATTACGCACAGGCGTTGTTCTATTTAGAAAGTGCGGTCCGATTAAAACCTGATAGTCAACAACTCAGAGAAGAGTATTTGGAGATTTTACAAAAGCAATACAAAGTGTACCAATGGTTCTTGGTGCCGGCAAGATGGTTATCGAAAGTGAAACCAATTGTTTTATTTATTTCGTGGTTTGCCGCTTGGATATTATTTAAGCCGCTTGTCATTGTCTTTCTTATTTTATATGTTGCTGCTCATTGGACAACAAAAATGATTGTCAATGTAAAAGTGTTTGGCAAACCATTTGTAAAGGTGTAA
- a CDS encoding DUF3221 domain-containing protein has protein sequence MEDYYGAVFYKYPNAASELKVGQRVKVEDTGMILYSYPRQGSAKYVEVLPEYKPENATLSESAVIVKAIEMAKDKSDGTTIIR, from the coding sequence GTGGAAGATTATTACGGAGCGGTGTTTTATAAATATCCGAATGCCGCTAGTGAGTTGAAGGTTGGACAGCGTGTGAAGGTAGAAGATACCGGTATGATTTTGTATTCCTATCCAAGACAGGGAAGTGCGAAGTATGTGGAAGTCCTTCCTGAATACAAGCCAGAAAATGCGACTCTCTCGGAATCAGCGGTCATTGTCAAAGCGATTGAAATGGCGAAAGACAAGTCAGATGGTACGACGATTATTCGTTGA
- a CDS encoding sulfite exporter TauE/SafE family protein: MENWFVFLCIIMTASILQASTGFGFSIMATPFLLMLFLPQEAIQINIILSLLISFALIFKVYNDVDFRLFKRFIIGSIIGAPLGLLVFISMNINTLKLGISILLLVLTVLLMCNVQIKPTSVRDFIVGGISGVLTTSIGMPGPPLLLYFTGTNTEKAKLRATALAFYLFIYSISLITQITIMGTHKIIWQSSLYAVPVALIGLFIGQMIFHKLNQRLFRVFIYALLICTGVFLLVESLSSLS, encoded by the coding sequence TTGGAAAACTGGTTCGTATTCTTATGTATCATCATGACGGCTTCTATCCTACAAGCAAGCACAGGGTTTGGCTTCTCCATTATGGCGACACCTTTTTTACTCATGCTATTTTTACCGCAGGAAGCTATCCAAATAAACATCATTCTATCGTTACTAATCTCATTTGCTTTGATTTTTAAAGTATACAACGATGTGGATTTTAGGCTATTCAAAAGGTTTATTATAGGAAGTATCATTGGAGCACCTTTAGGGCTACTCGTCTTTATTTCAATGAATATCAATACGTTAAAATTAGGGATTAGTATCCTTCTTTTAGTATTAACCGTGCTATTAATGTGTAATGTACAAATTAAACCTACATCTGTTAGAGACTTCATTGTCGGCGGAATCTCAGGTGTACTAACAACAAGTATCGGTATGCCCGGCCCTCCGCTATTGCTCTACTTTACGGGAACCAACACTGAAAAGGCGAAGTTACGTGCAACTGCCTTGGCTTTTTATCTCTTTATCTATTCCATTAGTTTGATCACACAAATTACCATTATGGGGACCCATAAAATCATCTGGCAATCTAGTCTATATGCCGTTCCAGTCGCATTGATAGGATTATTCATAGGGCAAATGATTTTCCACAAGCTCAACCAACGGCTTTTTAGAGTGTTTATCTATGCTTTGCTAATTTGCACAGGTGTTTTCCTTTTGGTTGAAAGCTTAAGTTCATTATCATAG
- a CDS encoding superoxide dismutase, which translates to MTIFTLPALPYGFDALEPVIDQQTMEIHHGKHHQAYVNNLNAALEGHEELSGKTLEQLLANIDALPESIRAAVRNNGGGHFNHSLFWELLAAPSENNVPTGDLAAAIDKRFGSFDKFKEEFAKAGATRFGSGWAWLVVNSDKQIEVTSTPNQDSPIMTGETAILGLDVWEHAYYLAYQNRRPDYIANFFKIVNWDAVSAKYEQALNN; encoded by the coding sequence ATGACTATATTTACACTACCAGCACTACCGTACGGTTTCGATGCGTTAGAGCCAGTTATCGATCAGCAAACGATGGAAATCCATCATGGCAAACATCATCAGGCGTATGTGAACAATCTCAATGCTGCACTTGAAGGGCATGAAGAGTTAAGCGGTAAAACGCTAGAGCAACTACTGGCAAATATCGATGCGCTACCTGAATCTATCCGTGCAGCTGTTAGAAATAATGGAGGCGGTCATTTCAACCACTCATTATTCTGGGAATTGCTTGCCGCTCCATCGGAAAACAACGTACCAACAGGTGACTTAGCAGCAGCGATTGATAAACGTTTCGGCAGTTTTGATAAGTTCAAGGAAGAATTTGCGAAAGCAGGAGCAACTCGATTTGGTTCTGGTTGGGCTTGGTTAGTTGTCAATTCCGACAAACAAATCGAGGTAACAAGCACACCAAACCAAGACAGCCCAATTATGACAGGCGAAACAGCAATCCTAGGTCTCGACGTTTGGGAGCATGCTTATTACCTTGCGTATCAAAACAGAAGACCTGATTATATTGCAAACTTCTTTAAAATTGTGAACTGGGATGCAGTTTCTGCGAAGTATGAGCAAGCGTTGAATAACTAA
- a CDS encoding ring-cleaving dioxygenase, with translation MYTIPGHHHISMITKNAETNNYFYKEVLGLRRVKKTVNQDSPSMYHLFYGDLTGSAGTELSFFEMPMAGRTVRGTNAITQIGLLVPSLESLTYWKKRFEQLDVQHSEITTYAGRAALPFEDSEGLRLILLNNNDEEIPEFWAAWEDSSVEEEHRILGMGPTEITVRRLERTAKVLRDIFGYVEVAYSEEEAIYQSVAGQAFGEIVVKQLEGPSEKPGRGSIHHLAIRVRNEEELRYWDGVVKERGFDSSGVIDRFYFQSLYFRDSNGILFEIATDGPGFTKDSTIEALGTKLDLPPFLEARRAEIEAKLQPID, from the coding sequence ATGTACACAATTCCAGGACATCACCACATTTCAATGATCACAAAAAATGCGGAGACGAATAATTATTTTTATAAAGAAGTATTGGGTTTACGCCGTGTGAAAAAGACGGTTAACCAAGATAGCCCATCGATGTATCACTTGTTTTATGGAGATTTAACGGGAAGTGCAGGGACGGAGTTATCCTTTTTTGAAATGCCGATGGCGGGGAGAACAGTCCGTGGCACAAATGCCATTACACAAATTGGCTTGCTCGTGCCATCACTTGAAAGTTTAACGTACTGGAAAAAACGTTTTGAGCAATTGGATGTGCAGCACAGCGAAATTACAACGTATGCGGGTCGAGCGGCTTTACCATTTGAGGATTCAGAAGGCTTACGCCTGATTTTATTAAACAATAACGATGAAGAGATTCCTGAGTTTTGGGCAGCGTGGGAAGATTCCTCTGTAGAAGAAGAGCATCGCATTTTAGGGATGGGGCCGACAGAGATAACAGTGCGTCGTTTGGAACGGACGGCTAAAGTATTACGTGACATATTTGGCTATGTAGAGGTAGCGTATTCTGAAGAGGAAGCGATCTATCAGTCAGTTGCAGGGCAAGCATTTGGCGAGATTGTTGTGAAACAGCTGGAAGGACCAAGTGAAAAACCAGGTCGAGGCAGTATTCATCATTTGGCAATTCGTGTGAGGAACGAAGAAGAATTGCGCTATTGGGATGGTGTCGTGAAAGAACGTGGTTTTGATTCGTCAGGCGTTATCGATCGTTTTTACTTCCAAAGCTTATACTTCCGTGATTCGAATGGCATTCTATTTGAAATTGCGACAGATGGACCAGGCTTTACAAAGGATTCTACGATTGAGGCGTTAGGAACAAAATTAGATTTGCCGCCGTTTTTAGAAGCGAGGCGTGCAGAAATAGAAGCGAAATTACAACCGATTGATTAA
- a CDS encoding ATP-binding protein, with protein sequence MTIDHEGKRKQLKVIQFDKDRNTLIEKTEPSETFADVGGLEEVKKKIQMNFILPLKNPEFFKAYGKEAGGSLLLYGPPGCGKTFLAKAIAGEINASFIHMELQAILSMYIGESEHNLHDVFEAARENKPCVLFIDELDAIGGNRQNMRQHHERMLVNQLLLELDGLASHNNGVYVIGATNTPWYLDSALRRPGRFNQLLFISPPAEEERELILKLKLKDKPQNSLNHKKIASKTAHFSGADLEQLVGDAIETALHRSLETGELQPLTNNDLNEALIRRKPTTLEWFSTAKNYATFSDVNKDYQQVLDYLKDNKIR encoded by the coding sequence ATGACAATTGATCATGAAGGAAAACGAAAACAGCTAAAAGTGATTCAATTTGATAAAGATCGAAATACGCTTATTGAAAAGACAGAGCCGAGTGAAACTTTTGCGGACGTTGGTGGTTTGGAGGAAGTTAAGAAGAAGATTCAGATGAATTTTATCCTTCCTCTTAAAAATCCGGAGTTTTTTAAAGCGTATGGCAAAGAAGCGGGAGGAAGCTTACTACTTTATGGACCACCAGGTTGCGGGAAAACCTTTTTGGCAAAAGCGATTGCTGGTGAAATAAACGCTAGCTTCATACATATGGAATTACAGGCGATTTTGTCAATGTATATAGGGGAAAGTGAACATAATCTTCACGATGTATTTGAAGCGGCGCGGGAAAACAAACCATGTGTTTTATTTATTGATGAATTGGATGCCATTGGCGGAAACCGACAAAACATGAGACAGCATCATGAGCGGATGCTTGTTAATCAGTTACTTCTTGAGTTGGATGGCTTAGCTTCTCATAACAATGGGGTATATGTCATTGGCGCAACGAATACGCCGTGGTATTTGGATTCTGCATTGCGGAGACCCGGCCGTTTCAATCAATTGCTATTCATTTCCCCACCTGCTGAAGAGGAAAGAGAGCTCATTCTAAAATTAAAGCTGAAAGATAAACCCCAGAATTCACTTAATCATAAAAAAATTGCTAGTAAAACAGCACATTTTTCAGGGGCAGATCTTGAACAACTTGTTGGAGATGCCATCGAGACTGCATTACATCGTTCATTGGAAACGGGCGAATTGCAACCGTTAACGAATAATGATTTAAATGAAGCGTTGATCCGACGTAAGCCAACGACTTTGGAATGGTTTTCAACCGCTAAAAATTATGCGACCTTTAGTGATGTAAATAAAGACTATCAACAAGTACTGGATTATTTAAAAGACAATAAGATTAGATAG
- a CDS encoding metalloregulator ArsR/SmtB family transcription factor, giving the protein MDTRLTTKEKLLNLLKKETEMTVSQMAQALGITEMAVRKHLNILERDSFIHISELKQPLGRPVQVFSLTSQADVLFPKSYDNLTVDFLNDLQTLQGNDIIDQLFEKRRQRLADNYSSYMKNTLSNEEMVETLKNIQVKKGYMADVIKIDDNKFELIEHNCPIFEVAKNFEQACNCETNMFKEVLNTSGVRRTSCKADGDNHCHFLIEFTADHGRSS; this is encoded by the coding sequence ATGGATACTCGTTTAACAACAAAAGAAAAGCTACTAAATTTATTGAAAAAAGAGACTGAAATGACAGTAAGTCAGATGGCGCAAGCGTTGGGAATTACTGAAATGGCCGTCAGAAAACATTTGAATATCCTTGAAAGGGACTCTTTTATCCATATCTCTGAACTAAAACAACCTCTAGGACGACCCGTTCAAGTTTTTTCATTAACATCGCAAGCAGATGTACTTTTCCCGAAGAGTTATGATAATCTTACTGTTGATTTTCTGAATGATCTTCAGACGCTTCAAGGAAATGATATCATTGACCAGCTATTTGAAAAGAGGCGTCAAAGACTAGCCGACAATTACTCTTCTTATATGAAAAACACCTTATCCAATGAAGAAATGGTGGAAACGCTGAAGAATATTCAAGTCAAAAAAGGTTATATGGCTGATGTGATTAAAATAGATGACAACAAGTTTGAGTTGATTGAACATAATTGCCCTATTTTTGAGGTAGCTAAAAACTTTGAGCAAGCCTGTAATTGTGAGACGAACATGTTTAAAGAAGTGTTAAATACGAGTGGTGTACGACGGACAAGCTGTAAGGCTGATGGGGATAACCATTGCCATTTTCTTATTGAATTTACCGCGGATCATGGAAGGTCATCTTAA
- a CDS encoding response regulator, which yields MDLAFTFTLPISDEPIVDEVGASDTLMGLAVATSFDQYEAQQEFVVNRSRILVVDDNPINLQVIHSILFADRCDVLAVTSGEKALAALHAKEWDLVISDVMMPQMSGYELTQMIRQRFSMTELPILLLTARSRPAYIENGFLAGANDYVTKPVDALELRSRVHA from the coding sequence ATGGACTTAGCATTTACTTTTACATTACCGATATCTGATGAACCGATTGTCGATGAGGTGGGGGCGTCCGATACTCTTATGGGGTTGGCAGTAGCTACGTCTTTCGACCAATATGAAGCTCAACAAGAATTTGTTGTGAATCGATCAAGAATACTCGTTGTAGACGATAATCCGATTAACTTACAAGTCATTCATAGTATTCTTTTCGCAGACCGTTGTGACGTTTTGGCAGTAACAAGTGGTGAAAAAGCATTGGCGGCACTGCATGCAAAAGAATGGGATTTAGTCATTTCAGATGTCATGATGCCACAAATGTCTGGATATGAACTGACACAAATGATTCGTCAACGCTTTTCGATGACAGAACTTCCGATACTGCTGCTGACAGCTAGAAGTCGGCCAGCCTATATTGAAAATGGCTTTTTAGCAGGTGCTAATGATTATGTAACAAAGCCTGTGGATGCTTTAGAACTCAGGTCGAGAGTTCATGCTTAG
- a CDS encoding histidine kinase dimerization/phospho-acceptor domain-containing protein: MLANTSHELRNPLHGILNTSQAVLERERQTLSTNSLTDMETVLSVGRRMSLMLNDLLDVTSLKEGSPKLQSRDM; the protein is encoded by the coding sequence ATTCTCGCCAATACTTCCCATGAACTTCGTAATCCGCTTCACGGCATATTGAATACGTCGCAAGCCGTGCTTGAGAGGGAAAGGCAGACATTGAGTACGAACAGTCTAACCGACATGGAAACCGTTTTATCCGTTGGGCGGCGTATGTCACTCATGTTAAATGATTTGCTTGACGTGACGAGTCTAAAGGAAGGTAGTCCGAAATTACAATCGAGGGATATGTAA
- the mgtE gene encoding magnesium transporter, whose protein sequence is MTNGVFKHETTGTLMKKGLIALQDTYTVEEAILHLRQNVQDKTNIHYLYILNADRQLTGVLSIRELLGASNNERIIAIMKTDLISFPTDLDQEDAAKVFRDKDLVSIPVVNRTNQLIGVIHVEEILDVMQQEADEDIGKLSASGKEIDFHTSPFVAASRRLPWLILLLFIGLISGGIIERFEATLEAVVALAFFMPMIAGMTGNTGTQSLAVVVRGLVSEDLNFQKSIKLLFRELIVGIIIGITCAIVIAIIAFVWRGDLTLGLVVGSSLLATLIIGTMAGTIIPLLLYKFKVDPAVASGPLITTINDILSLLIYFGIATMFISKLM, encoded by the coding sequence ATGACGAACGGCGTTTTCAAACATGAAACGACCGGAACACTTATGAAAAAAGGATTGATCGCACTTCAAGATACGTATACCGTCGAGGAAGCTATTTTACATCTTCGACAAAATGTACAAGACAAAACCAATATTCACTACTTATATATTTTAAATGCAGATCGTCAGCTAACGGGTGTTTTATCTATCCGGGAACTACTTGGTGCTTCGAATAATGAACGGATTATAGCTATTATGAAAACAGATCTTATTTCATTTCCAACAGATTTGGATCAAGAAGATGCGGCAAAAGTCTTCCGGGATAAAGACCTTGTGTCAATTCCTGTCGTAAATCGGACAAACCAACTAATCGGGGTTATTCACGTCGAAGAAATTTTGGATGTTATGCAACAAGAAGCTGACGAAGATATCGGGAAACTCTCCGCCTCTGGAAAAGAAATTGACTTTCATACGAGCCCGTTTGTTGCGGCTAGTAGGCGATTGCCATGGCTTATTTTATTACTATTCATCGGATTGATTTCAGGTGGAATTATTGAGAGGTTTGAAGCCACTTTAGAAGCTGTTGTTGCACTGGCATTTTTCATGCCGATGATTGCTGGGATGACTGGAAATACAGGTACACAATCACTCGCAGTTGTCGTGCGCGGCCTCGTTTCAGAGGATTTAAATTTCCAAAAGTCTATAAAGCTTTTATTCCGTGAGTTAATTGTTGGGATCATTATAGGAATTACATGTGCAATCGTCATTGCAATTATTGCATTTGTTTGGCGAGGAGATTTGACGCTCGGTCTCGTCGTCGGTTCTTCACTACTTGCTACACTCATTATCGGGACAATGGCTGGAACTATTATTCCCCTTCTTCTCTATAAATTTAAAGTGGACCCTGCTGTCGCATCAGGACCACTCATTACGACGATTAACGATATCCTGTCTCTTCTTATTTACTTCGGGATCGCGACGATGTTTATTTCGAAATTGATGTGA
- a CDS encoding MarR family transcriptional regulator, giving the protein MRNNTIGSLIWLRLMRFTNQSNQLSNDFLKRFELTTAQFDVLVQIQIYQPLTQSELADKVTVTQGGISRMLARLEKEGYIVRKQDWKTKMISLTDKAEAVLEEAMPAQLAFQSSFFEDVLTKEEEKTLYTLMTRVHKHSQKKELPPE; this is encoded by the coding sequence ATGCGTAATAATACGATTGGCTCGCTCATTTGGTTACGCTTAATGCGTTTTACAAACCAGAGCAACCAACTGTCGAATGATTTTTTAAAGCGTTTTGAGTTAACAACGGCACAATTTGATGTGCTTGTACAAATTCAGATATACCAGCCACTGACGCAAAGTGAGTTAGCAGACAAGGTGACGGTGACGCAAGGTGGCATTTCACGCATGCTTGCGAGGCTTGAAAAAGAAGGTTACATTGTACGCAAGCAAGACTGGAAAACAAAAATGATTAGCTTAACGGACAAAGCAGAGGCTGTTTTAGAAGAAGCAATGCCCGCTCAACTAGCATTTCAATCATCTTTTTTTGAAGATGTATTAACCAAAGAAGAAGAAAAAACTTTATATACATTAATGACACGTGTTCATAAGCACAGTCAAAAAAAAGAATTACCGCCAGAGTGA
- a CDS encoding NADPH-dependent FMN reductase, translating to MKIVLLSGSKVGSKTRTAMDYALEIARKKYPDAEVTLLDLAEFDVIFSDGRNYWEYEGDTKYVAETMMAADAIIMGTPTFQASIPATLKNVFDLLPVNAFRDKVVSMLVTAGTAKHYMMVEQQLKPILAYMKAHIVPTYVFIEEKDFNRKEIVNDDVHFRLERLVEDTVLLVEAYAGIREAKDAEYGF from the coding sequence ATGAAAATTGTCTTACTATCAGGCTCCAAAGTTGGATCTAAAACAAGGACGGCGATGGATTATGCACTCGAAATCGCGCGTAAAAAATACCCGGATGCAGAGGTCACTTTGTTGGATTTAGCGGAATTCGACGTAATCTTTAGTGATGGGCGGAATTATTGGGAATACGAGGGTGACACCAAATATGTAGCCGAAACGATGATGGCGGCGGATGCGATTATTATGGGCACACCAACATTCCAGGCGTCGATTCCGGCGACATTGAAAAATGTTTTCGACTTATTACCAGTCAATGCGTTCCGTGATAAAGTGGTCAGTATGCTTGTCACAGCAGGCACGGCGAAGCATTATATGATGGTGGAACAACAGTTAAAGCCGATATTAGCGTATATGAAGGCACATATTGTCCCGACGTATGTCTTTATAGAAGAAAAGGATTTCAATCGCAAAGAAATCGTCAACGATGATGTCCACTTCCGCCTAGAGCGTTTAGTGGAAGATACCGTGCTTCTTGTGGAGGCGTATGCGGGTATTCGAGAAGCGAAAGACGCAGAGTATGGGTTTTGA
- a CDS encoding ATP-binding protein: MSSNGFCNRLRVNWEMDECLDLLIPPLTIQPLVENAIRHGLIGRVIGGQLTIRIADHDTYVEISVEDDGVGIDEAVLKGLLAKTSNCQSGIGLLNTDLRIKRLFGKGLHITSELNRGTTVSFIVYKDCRR, encoded by the coding sequence TTGAGCAGTAACGGTTTTTGCAATCGTTTGCGTGTGAACTGGGAGATGGATGAGTGCCTAGATCTGCTGATTCCTCCATTGACGATTCAGCCGTTGGTCGAAAATGCGATACGTCATGGTCTGATAGGTCGTGTAATAGGTGGCCAATTGACCATTCGCATTGCTGACCATGATACTTATGTGGAAATATCGGTTGAAGATGATGGCGTCGGGATAGATGAAGCTGTATTAAAAGGGTTATTAGCTAAAACGTCTAATTGTCAATCGGGCATCGGGTTGTTGAATACAGACCTTCGTATAAAGCGATTATTTGGCAAAGGTTTGCATATTACAAGCGAACTTAATCGTGGGACTACGGTATCTTTTATTGTTTATAAAGATTGTAGAAGATAA
- a CDS encoding LLM class flavin-dependent oxidoreductase, protein MEKYRIDTTKGLEFGLYSLGDHLRDPHTGTLISAEQRIQELIEASKLADEAGIDVFAVGESHQTHFTTQAHTVVLGAIAQATKNIKIASSATVLSVSDPVRVYEDFATIDLISKGRAEIVAGRGSRVGAYSLLGYDVRDYEELFEEKLDLLLKLNEEEKVTWQGQFRAPLENAKILPQPQNGHLPIWRAVGGPPASAIKAGYAGVPMMLTTLGGPAVNFKVSVDAYREAAQRSGFDPAALPIATTSLFYTAENSQDALREYYPHANSGMIALRGGGYPKQQFAQATDTRDALMIGSPQQIIEKMLYQHELYGQQRFMAQIDFGGVPFDKIAKNIELIATEIMPAVKKYTAGK, encoded by the coding sequence ATGGAAAAGTACCGTATTGATACAACAAAAGGGCTTGAATTTGGTTTGTATTCGCTGGGGGATCATTTACGTGATCCGCATACAGGCACGTTGATCAGTGCTGAGCAGCGCATTCAAGAGCTGATTGAAGCAAGTAAGCTAGCGGATGAGGCAGGAATAGATGTTTTTGCTGTCGGTGAAAGTCATCAGACGCATTTTACAACACAAGCACATACGGTTGTATTAGGCGCGATTGCACAGGCGACGAAAAATATTAAAATTGCGAGTTCTGCAACGGTGTTAAGTGTCTCGGATCCGGTTCGTGTGTATGAGGATTTTGCGACGATTGACTTGATTTCTAAAGGGCGTGCGGAAATTGTCGCAGGGCGTGGTTCGCGAGTAGGGGCTTACAGCTTGCTGGGTTATGATGTGCGTGACTATGAAGAGTTATTTGAAGAAAAACTGGATTTATTGCTGAAGTTAAATGAGGAAGAAAAAGTGACATGGCAAGGTCAATTCCGGGCTCCATTGGAAAATGCGAAAATTTTACCGCAACCGCAAAACGGGCATCTACCAATTTGGCGTGCAGTAGGAGGACCACCTGCGAGTGCTATTAAAGCGGGATATGCAGGTGTACCAATGATGTTGACGACGCTTGGAGGACCGGCAGTTAACTTTAAAGTATCTGTAGATGCTTATCGCGAGGCGGCACAGCGTAGTGGGTTTGACCCAGCGGCGTTACCAATTGCGACAACGAGCTTATTTTACACCGCGGAAAATTCACAGGATGCACTACGTGAATATTACCCACATGCCAATTCTGGGATGATTGCGTTAAGAGGTGGCGGTTATCCGAAGCAACAATTTGCGCAGGCAACGGATACACGCGATGCACTCATGATTGGTAGTCCGCAGCAAATTATTGAGAAAATGCTTTATCAGCATGAGCTATACGGTCAACAACGTTTCATGGCACAAATCGACTTTGGTGGCGTACCGTTTGATAAAATCGCGAAAAATATTGAGCTGATTGCAACGGAGATTATGCCAGCAGTTAAGAAATATACAGCAGGGAAATAA
- a CDS encoding histidine kinase, with amino-acid sequence MSEIDLERMRKVLEAFSRLLRGKFQVDNSNELVPIAEEIGLVQDYLLIEQ; translated from the coding sequence TTGAGTGAAATTGATTTAGAAAGAATGCGCAAGGTCTTGGAAGCCTTTAGTCGTTTGTTACGTGGGAAGTTTCAAGTTGATAATAGTAATGAGCTTGTTCCTATTGCCGAAGAGATCGGTCTTGTTCAGGACTATTTGTTGATTGAGCAGTAA
- a CDS encoding flavin reductase family protein — protein MQSNSEKTNAFKDAMANYPTGVTVVTAIDDNNNPIGLTVNSFASVSLDPLLVLWSIDKRVSTYETFKKIDRFAINLLADNQEDIASLFARSHQDRFANCDWSLSQHQLPIIKEAMASLQCKTFKQIEAGDHTILIGEIIAIDVDKKGPLVYHGRKMGALPASFHK, from the coding sequence ATGCAGAGTAATTCTGAGAAAACGAACGCTTTCAAGGACGCGATGGCGAATTATCCTACTGGTGTGACCGTTGTGACCGCAATCGATGACAATAATAACCCAATTGGCTTAACGGTGAATTCGTTTGCATCGGTGTCATTGGATCCATTGCTTGTTTTGTGGTCCATTGATAAGAGAGTCTCTACGTATGAAACATTTAAAAAGATTGATCGGTTTGCCATTAATTTATTAGCCGATAATCAAGAAGATATTGCTTCTTTATTCGCAAGAAGTCATCAAGACCGGTTTGCCAATTGTGATTGGTCTCTATCGCAGCATCAATTACCCATTATTAAAGAGGCAATGGCATCATTACAATGCAAGACCTTTAAACAAATCGAGGCAGGAGATCATACGATTTTGATTGGAGAAATCATTGCCATTGATGTTGACAAGAAAGGGCCTCTTGTTTATCACGGAAGAAAGATGGGTGCACTGCCAGCTAGTTTTCATAAGTAA